The genomic window TAAAACTCTCCATAGTGGCCCTCAGGATGTTCCCGATTCCGGTCATGGCTATACCGCTCCTGGTTCTCTACATAGACCTCCACCTCGCCGACACGCTCCTCGGCGTGGCCCTTGCACACACGGCAATGGCGCTTCCCTTCGTCGTCCTCATAACGTCGAGCATCTTCGCCGGGGTATCCAAGGAGTACGAGGAGGCCGCGATGGTTTTTGGCCTTACCAGGTTCGGCTCTTTCAGGAAGATAACCCTCCCCCTGGCCCTTCCTGGATTGGCGGCGGCTGCCATGTTCACCTTCGTCATGAGCTGGAACGAGGTCTTCGTAGCCTCGATCCTAACCTTGAACAACAGAACTCTACCGGCTCAGATACTCTCGATAATGGCCGGCTCCAGTGGCGGTGCCGCGCCGGACTACTATAAGTTCGCGGCGGCCTTCATAATGACCCTCCCTGCGATGCTGTTCATACTCTTCGCCCGGAGGTATCTGGTCACGATGTGGGGTATAACGCTCAAGTGAGGTGTTACCATGGTTGAGGTCAAG from Thermococcus sp. MAR1 includes these protein-coding regions:
- a CDS encoding carbohydrate ABC transporter permease, which gives rise to MNDETKYALKKVGFYTAVFTAAVWIVIPIIISFLYAFTTKTDYYDPTKIVPTSFTSEYVRTILFTLGAWDGIKNSVIVAVLTIIISFILGVPAGYSIAKYMFPGKDHIKLSIVALRMFPIPVMAIPLLVLYIDLHLADTLLGVALAHTAMALPFVVLITSSIFAGVSKEYEEAAMVFGLTRFGSFRKITLPLALPGLAAAAMFTFVMSWNEVFVASILTLNNRTLPAQILSIMAGSSGGAAPDYYKFAAAFIMTLPAMLFILFARRYLVTMWGITLK